The genomic stretch AGGCGAAAGAACTTGATGCCTTCCCCAAGGTCGATGCCATTCCGCTGGGCGATATCGTGATCGCGCACCAGACGGTCGCCAAGGAATGCAAGGAACAGAAGAAAACCATCGAAAACCACACGCTGCACCTTGTGATCCACGGCACGCTGCACCTGCTGGGCTATGACCACATGAACGCCAAGGACGCGAAGGTCATGGAAAAACTGGAATGCGCCATCCTTGCCAGCATGGGATACCCCGATCCCTATGCGGAACCTGTAACAGCCAAGAAACGTAAGAAATAACGTGGAAGACAACGCCCTCAAAAAACCCGAACCCACCGTTGAACCCGCCCCGGAAGTAAAATCCGATGCGGAAAAAGGCCTGTTCGGCTGGGTAAAAAACCTCCTGCCCGCCAAGGAAACCGCGCATGACGACGACAGCCTGCGCGACGCGATCGAGGAGCTGATCGAGGAGCAGACCGACACCCCGCAATCCGCCGTCGCCGCGCATGAACGCCGCCTGATTTCCAACATCCTTGAACTGCGCGA from Alphaproteobacteria bacterium encodes the following:
- the ybeY gene encoding rRNA maturation RNase YbeY, with the protein product MISLTIQIDYASAKWKKAFAKMDRKIEEAVAAAFLDAKKPKSFDGRNFDIAVVLSDDKMMKDLNHTFRAKNKATNVLSFPQLKIKGLKAKELDAFPKVDAIPLGDIVIAHQTVAKECKEQKKTIENHTLHLVIHGTLHLLGYDHMNAKDAKVMEKLECAILASMGYPDPYAEPVTAKKRKK